One region of Quercus lobata isolate SW786 chromosome 2, ValleyOak3.0 Primary Assembly, whole genome shotgun sequence genomic DNA includes:
- the LOC115976523 gene encoding uncharacterized protein LOC115976523: MLRVANTDAPILHNVYEMWDSMIENVKKEIYWHEGNEDYEESPFYEVVHIILIECWTKNCTPLHCLAHSLNPKYYTNQWIEEVRGRVAPHKDAEISRERNKCLKRFFPDLDDRKNVAMEFGLFSGIMAYDDDNMDDRWTFDPMLWWSNYGSKLPMLQTLALKLLGQPCSSSCAERNWSTYGFIHCMRRNRITPKRAEDLVFVHSNLQLLSRMREEYTKGNSKKWDIGGDTWDEPFGGPGLLEIAHLTLDEPEMEISLVE; encoded by the exons ATGCTTCGAGTGGCTAACACGGATGCGCCTATTCTCCATAATGTGTATGaaatgtgggattccatgatagaaaatgtgaagaaagaaatataCTGGCATGAAGGCAATGAAGACTATGAGGAGTCTCCATTCTATGAGGTGGTACACATTATACTCATTGAATGTTGGACTAAAAATTGCACACCACTTCATTGCCTAGCCCACTCCTTGAATCCAAA GTATTATACTAATCAATGGATTGAGGAAGTTAGAGGCCGTGTTGCGCCACATAAGGATGCTGAAATTTCTAGGGAGAGAAACAAGTGCCTCAAAAGATTCTTTCCTGATCTTGATGATAGGAAGAATGTTGCTATGGAGTTTGGTTTGTTTTCAGGAATTATGGCTTATGATGATGATAACATGGATGATAGGTGGACCTTCGATCCAATGCTTTGGTGGTCAAATTATGGGTCCAAGTTACCAATGCTTCAAACTTTAGCTCTAAAGCTTCTTGGACAGCCTTGCTCATCATCATGCGCTGAGAGAAATTGGAGTACATATGGCTTCATCCATTGTATGAGGAGGAATAGAATTACTCCTAAACGTGCTGAAGATTTAGTGTTTGTTCATTCTAATCTTCAACTTCTTTCAAGGATGAGGGAAGAGTACACTAAAGGAAACTCTAAGAAGTGGGACATTGGTGGAGATACTTGGGATGAACCATTTGGAGGACCTGGGTTGCTTGAGATTGCTCATCTCACACTAGATGAGCCAGAGATGGAGATAAGTCTTGTAGAATGA